One Falco peregrinus isolate bFalPer1 chromosome 7, bFalPer1.pri, whole genome shotgun sequence genomic window, aatatttttggttttgtaggTACACTTTGTCAGTAAAAGCACACTTAGGACTGTGGGCCCTTAACACAGCTAGCCTCCTGCGGTTACCTaatgtttttttgcatttacatATCTACAGATAAACTACCCCTGCAGAGGGTAGTTTACCTGTAGAGATAATATGGGCAAAGTTTCAAAGTGTGTTTCAgttgacagaagaaaaaggagtagaaatatttgaaatatcgGATATAATGTTCCTCAGTATCTGATTGTAATGCTGTGCTTATGTGTAATTTGCTGAGCAATCTCAGGCAGGCTGCCTGTAAATCTTTTTCTAACTCTTGAAGTATGTTTAAACAGACACAAATTATCTCTTGTTGAAGGTGGTGTGTTCCAAGTGTTGTGTTGGGAAAATGACTTagaaaaaatccagttttaaaaactttttttatttttccccttcaggTCCTGGAATCTTGACCCGAACTCTGCTCAATGCAGGTGTTAGAGTGGTCGCTCTGGAGAGTaactcagcttttcttccaaaCTTACAGGTACACTTCTGATTTGGTAGCGCATAGCTAAAATTCAATcaaagggaaaataagaaattaacaTAAAATTGTATAATAGCTGTTGGATCAAAAAGCAATTAGCCAGTGATTGTTACTTGTAACATTTGAAATAACATTCAATAATAGTAAGCATTGGTTGAGTTTACATTGCACGTTCAGCCACAGACATTTTAATAATCAACTGATGTGACATTTTGTGTATGTAGAAATTCAAGTTCGTAGTATTGCTGTGAATAGTTTCGTGCATAAATTTGTGGCTAAAGCTAATTGGAGTCATCCTAGTTACGTATGTTTAAGAAAGATGTCTGCATATAGCTTGAAGAAACCTATAAGAATAGCCTTGGTTATTCTGATTATCTTGCAGTGTTAATCTGTTGTCCTGCAATTGACTGGTGATATTAAGACACTTGCACATGTTGTCCTCTAGTGTTTGTCTTGTGTTTGTGTGGATTCAAGGGTGGTCagacacagagctgcagaagtTGCGCTAGAAGGGCTGTATTACGGCGTTGTAAAGTAGAAGTTTGGAACCAAAGACTCACCTGACTTGAAATGTGTATAAAATGCATTCTCTCTGTGTATATGGAGAATTCCAGCTGTAAATCGTTAAATGCGGTGCTTTGTTTAGCTGAGTATAGGGTTTTTTGCAAAACATCATAACAATTTAAGAATGTGTTTTAAAGCTCCAGTTGAACAGCACAGAAATGTCAAGATGCTCTGTacaatgaaggaaaatattctttttatcagctctaagcagcagctctgaggtTTGACTCTTGTTGACTGGGTAACAATTTTAAGTAGGGCTTGAacattgtttttttgtttgggtggggtGGTTTGCAAGACAGGTTACTGCATCCAGATTTCTTCAACTGAAACTAATTTTATTCAGTCTCTAGAGAATAGCCTGGATGGACAATTAAAGGTAATTTATGGTGACTTCTTCAGACTGGATCCTTTGGTGACTGGGACGGTGAAACCACCTGCTGTGTGTTCTGACAAACTTTTTGAAGCCATGGGCGTAGCAGCAGTTCCTTGGAGGGCAGGTATATGTAAATGATCATgcatgttacaaatacactggAAGGGCGCATAGGCAGTTTGGCAAAATCTTTGGGAGTTGCTTGAGGTATATGTTCTATTTTATATACATGCTGGATTAATGTATATTACTTCCtacatttcagctttatttaGGTTCTTAATAGCTTCAAGAAAACCTTGTGGCGATATGAAATCTCAGATATTTGATTGTCTTCGTTAAAGATTTAGTCTAACAAACTGGACTTAGCTTTGACTAAAGCTTGAATCGTATTCATTCTTGAACATGAGCTgatgtgctttcttttcttaattattcATAGTTTAGACATTAGCATTAATGAGATTATCTAGTATATATTGCAaaattttaaagatgcttttacCCACTATTGAAACAGATTTACCTGTGAAAGTTTTTGGAATTTTACCgcaaaaaaaggagaggaatgTACTTTGGAGACTTCTTTTTGCCCTGTATGAATGCAACTCGATATACAGATATGGAAGAGTAGAACTCAACGTCTTTGTAAGTGAAAAAGAGTACAAGGTAAGAGATTTGTGTAAGAGATTTTACAGGTAGTAAAGAATAAGTAGTACTTCACAGAATATAGTAACGTTTGTATTGTGTAGTTCATGTTTTTGCTAGTGAATTGCTTTTTCTGCCAGAATTTTTAAGTCTTGCTTGTTTCCTACTTGCTCTCTTTATGCAGTCATAGCACTGTCAAGAAACATTCTGCTGTCACATAACCACAAATCTTACAAGCATGAAGGCTTGAGAAGGGTATGCAGCAGCAGATTACCTGCTTTACATTGTAACTTGCGAGGTGTTAAAATTCTGTAACaggcttttgcaaaaaaatgtttactagTTGCAGGTAATAATCAATGaagactgaatttaaaatgcCTCCTTGTGAAGAGAATTCAGAGTTGCTAAATACCATACTCAGTGAGATGCACTTGACCTCTGAGCCACTTTTGTGTGCAGTACTGAAAAATACTGAGGCAAAATGAGTGATTTACACACCTTCTTATTAAGGTTCTTTACACTAAGGTGCAGAGCAGCCTTCTGGGTTATGTGTTTCTAAGTGATGCTGTCCCAAACCTTTAGAACTGTGCTTATAGTTCAAGGGtaccttttctttccttaaaactgTGAGGTTCATACAGAGCCACAACCCTTTAATTACTTGAAGTAAGCAAAGACTTGCAGGTGTGCTTGCACAAGCTCTCGTGTCTAACACCCTActgaaaaaatcaaatgtttatTCTTCTGTGAAATGACAGGTTGGACACCACTGAAATATCCACTTAAAtggtatatttttaaaggcCAGATTTTTGAGCAAATAGGGGGCAGCGTATTCATTTAATGCAGTGACTGTAggtttttaattaagttttcaggttttattgTGAACCCTGTTAAATGAGAGTTGTGTACCTAAGTAAAAAGCAATTGGAGCCTTCTTTTAGTGGGCACTGTTGGTTCGTTTTTGTGGGTGGTTTTGttagtggtttttttggttgatCATATGACAAGGCTCTCTAAATCTGAGAAGTTAAATCTCCATGCtacaatttacttttttctttgccttgttTGAGTATAACctcaagtttttcttttttttttccctgagagtTGTCTGATCTGTAATATTGATGAAGGTGATGACTATGCAAGCTGCTTAATGCTCAGTGAGGTCACCTAATGTTTGGCTTGCTTTACTTGTATGTCTTATTTGGAATATTATCTTAGCAGTGCAAGCTGTTAATTCTGCCCATGTTAGCTTTTTATACAAAATAGAATCCCTGGTTCTCTTCTGTGTGAAACTTCTCTGCCTTAAAAGGCACCAGAAGGTATAAGCTGGGAATTCCAACACAATTCAGTTATCCAAATAACTGCTGCAAAGAAATACTTAGACTGCCAGAATGTCTTCTAATCATGTGTTCTGACAAGGTGTACTAAAACAGGACAGATTATGTATTTGAGGCCTAATTTAACTTCACCTTGGACTTCTAGACGTAACTGAATTTCTTGCCgctttttatatgtatatatctctATCTATCGATCAGGATTTTGCTTAGATAAAGAAGCAATCGTAGTTTTTGTAACacaaatgttctttctttgccATTAGGTATTAACGGCAAAGCCTGGGGATGTGAGGGCTTACCAAGCACTTACTGTACTTTGGCAAGTAGGATGTGAAATTGAGCTGCTGCATAGCGTAAGTTTTGTTTGTACCAGCTGGTGTGGTCTAATGCTATGGATATGTTTCTAGAAAAGAGTTTGTAGTGGTCTATTGTCATAAACTAATTGGAAGCTAATTTGGTGTTCAAGTTAGTTGGAGAACTATTTAAAACTTTTGGATGTAAAAACCTGGAACAGTCATGTTTTGTGTAAAATTCTTTCAGTTAAGCAGCGTCCTTTTTAGCTGTGATATCGGTATTTTCATTACAAGCCACTGTACTCAACATCTATTCTCAGAAGCTGGTAAATAAGAAAGAGACATTTGCGCAACAGGAAAGTCTTTTCCATCTTGCTGAGGGTTGTGTGAGACCCGAAGACTGTTCTTCCAATCTGTCGTAGCCTGCTCCTTGCTATGTACTCTGTGTTTTGCCATCATGCATGCTTTTGACTTCCTAAACTGTTCcgcagaaatatttttttgagtCTCATTGCCTTTCCTTTCAAAGCAAGCCTGTTTCTCCTGTTAGTCAATAACTACCTTACCTTGTCAGATGTGCTACGGTTTAGTTATAAAGTTTATGTTGACCCCCCACCTCCTATAAGCACATGGCCATCAACTTTAACTTTATGCTTTTTAGATTTATCTTTTTGTCCTCTCTTTTTCTAGGAACTACCTTTGtacttgaaatgttttgctaaTCTAAAATCAGAAGTTTCACTATCTCTTGTCTTCCAAATACCTTACACCACAAAGTATATATTAAGGAGTTGAAGAATAAGATGATACTTGTTGAAGATGGTCACCTGACTActagggatgaagaaaaagtggAGGCATTCAATGCcatttttgcctcagtctttaatagtacTGATAGACCTTGGGCTGCCCAGTCCCCTAAGTCAGAGGACTATTAAGTGTGGGAGCAGTGACTCCCCGTTTGTGGACACTGAACTTGTAAGGGACCAGCTGTATCAGTTTAATATTCAGAAGTCCACAGGGCCTGCTGGGATTCATCCCAGAGTACTGGAGGAGCTAGTGGATGTTATGGCAGGACCCCTCTCAGACATCTACTAGAGGTCTTGCAAGTCTGGAGGCTTTTCTGCTGAGTGGAAACCAGCAATGTTATTCCAGTCTACAAAAAGGGTGTgaaggaagacccagggaaaTACAGACCTGTTAGTCTAATTTCagtatgtggaaaaaatatgGAGAAGATTATACTGGGTACtattgaaaggcatttaaagaataatGCAATCATCAGGCacagtcagcatggattcacaAAGGATAGTTCTGATTAACTAATTTGATATCCTTTTGTGATAAGCTTACCTGCCTGGTGGATGAAGGGGAGGTGGTGGATGgaatttttctggattttactAAGGCTTTTGATACAGTCCCTCAtagcatccttctggacaagttgCCCACCTGTGGGATGAGCAGGTCCACGGtgctgggtgaagaactggctgaagggcagagctcaaaGGGCTGCAGTGAATGGGGCTACACCTGGTTGGCAACTGGTCAGCAGCAGTGTTCCTTGGGGTTCAGTTCTagggccagtcctgttcaagGTATTTATCAATGATCTAGATGTGGGAGTTGAATGCACCAtaagcaagtttgctgatgataccagACTGGGAGGTGCTGCTGATTCTCTTGAGGGACAAGatgccttgcagagggatctagattGATTAGAGCATTGGGCAGTGTTTAATGGGATGAAGTTAAACAAGTAGAAATGTTGTATTCTGCAGCTAGGACAGTAACACTGGGCACCAGTATaaattgggagaggagtggctggcaggcagccctgcagaaaggggtCTGGGGGCGCTCGTTGACAGCAGGCTCGGCATGGGTTTGCAGCATGGTCTGGGAGCCGAGAGGGCAAActgcaccctggggtgcatcaaacacagtaTAACCAGCTGGTCAAAAGAGGTGATTGTCCCACTGTATTCAGCGTTGGTGCAGCTTCACCTGGACttctgtgtgcagttctgggccccacaatttaagaggatgaaggtccttgaatgcattcagaggagggcaacaaagctggtgaaagggctggaaggaatgtcctgTGGGGAGCAGCTATGTACATTGAGCTTGTCTAGTCTGGagcaaaggaggctgaggggcgacctcattgctctctacagcttcctgaggaggggaagtggagagggaggtgctgagctttTCTCCCTGGTGTCCAGTGATAGGAcccatgggaatggttcaaagctgtgccaggggaggtttagactggacatcaGGAAGTGTTTCTTTACCGAGAGGGTGATCAAACACTGGGACAGGCTTCCTAGAaaggtggtcgatgccccagGCCTGTCAGTGTTTTAGccatttggacaatgcccttaacaacatgctttaacttttggtcagccctgagtGGTCAGGCATTTGGCCTAGATGATCGTTGTAGGTCCCATTCGTCTGAAATAGTCTGGTCTTTTCTATCAAAGCACTTATATTCTTTAATATATTTGCTCCTTCCCATAGGAACCTTGGTCATCATTTATAACTAATTTGAAAAATGGGGCACTGGCGGTACCGAAAACCATGGTAAGATCATTGTGtgtacttttcttcttttggagaTGCAACTAAACCACTTTaattaaagttaaaataattttataaaagcatttataaatGTTATAAAACGTGTTTTTTAAGAAGTGTTCTTCTAATTAAAACTTATGGGCAGCACGTAGATGCATTAGAAGTGGAGTGAATTAATGCTATTAGCTTAGAAATTAGTATCTTTATTGTCTGTGATGGAAAAATATAGTGAATAAAGAGTATAAAGGGATGTGAACGGCTAAAGTTTTGAAAAAGGAGTTACTGACAGGGTCCATCTACCAGCTTGAACAAAACAAGTGTTACCACCATTAATAGCACAATCAGTatgctgctggttttgattAAAATGGTTATTCACATGTCCGGTGTAGATTCCGTGTGCTAGTTAATTGCTGAAAAGTGTGAGTCTCAAAGCTTAAATTTGAGAAGTGGAAAAATACCTTGTGTAAAgttctttatttctgtcttttaaagaaGTACTGATGTTCCTTtgtataatataaaaaatatttctatttaataccaaaaaaataaaagcaagtttaCTTAGTATTTGGTTTCACCCTCCCCAGAAAACTGCTATGGCAGTTTATTGAGTGTTGTTTCAAATGTTACTGTGCAGTATAAGTGACTAAGTGAATTTAAGTGAGTAGGGTGTGCCTTACGCACTTAGGTGTGTTGCTGTAAAGCCACACAGAGAGGCGTATCGGGTGGATTGTGTAAGATGTATTGTGGCAGCCTTAGGAGAAGTACAGATGTGAGATCTGTTGGACAGTAGATCCATTGCTGCCAATGCAGAAGtacatttatttccattagaGACTCCACTCCTTCTCAGTTTCATAAAATTCTCAAATTGCAATATTGTCTTAGTGTTACACTCAAATAATTCCATCTTCATATACAAAAGGCAGGTAGTTGAAGTGATGTGATCTGATACCTTGCATAGTATAGGAATACTATAGGCCATTTAATCTCTTGAAAACTCACATTAAGTCTGTATTGCCTATGCCAATTAAGAAGGCtcagtcttaaaaataaaactgaagcgATAGTACgtctgttttgtttcctttcctgtttgggGGCGGGGGAGGTAAAGCATCTTTGTTctagaagaaaattttaaagccTCAGCTCCCAATGAAATCATCTTGGTAAGACATCTAAAACTCTTTAAGAAATGTTACTGGTGGCACAGATGAAATGCTTACTCTTAGCTAAAGAGAGAGATTGTCTTAGAAGTGACTTTTCAGtgacttgttttgtttttcttgcagtggCTGCCAAATGACCATTTATGCTTGATACGACTGACTCCTCAGCAAAACCTATTTACAGGAAGCTTGAAGCCCACAAATTcatcaaattttattttcatggtgAAACAGTGTTTTGCTAAACCTAGGTCTAGAGTTATGGATAAATTTAAGTAAGTAAGAAAGAATTacagtttttgtatttttttctgcagagaaatacaggaaaatattaaaatatatattctcaaagcagtatttatttgcagctgaaatacaaattttgtaATTATCTACATGTAGAATAGAAGGTTTCATTTTTGCAACCCACGATACAATATTTTAGGGACTGTTCTAGCCTGTATTCACAGATGACAAAAACTTGATTTGACAGGAAGGTTGACAAGTGTTTAGAATGTAGATGTGCAGTAATTGTCTGTGCCTCCAATGGAGGTGAGGTCATGTATCTGCAAGAAGTTTTCACTCGCTTTACAGACATAATAATAAAGTCAGCAAGATTTTTGCAGGTAtagaaattaaaagctgaaaaagagtTTCAGTTTATAACAGGCATCAAAGTAACACAAGCAAAACCAACTGAAGGTTATTGAAGGTGGAGTGGGGATGTCCTCAAATGACTTTGTTATCTAATTAAAAACCTAGGCTTTAGACTTACTTACCAATTTTGCAACtctttaattattctttttggTATTACATTGGAACTATTCACTTTATAATCAGTAGATTTCTCTTTCCCATAAATGGGAAGTGTTTGCAGTCTGAAAGCCTTGACCTTCAACctgttaatgaaaataattaatatatatcTCATTTGCTGGTTCTAGTTTATGAAAGTTAATTTCCAGGAAGTGGGGTGGTGAGGAAGCTAATAAATTTAGGAACTCATTTAGCAAAGGCAAGTGCAAGGAGCCTTAatggatttctttcttaaaactcAGTGGTGTACCTAATCTCCACTCGATCCCTGGCCAGGAAGTGGAACTAACCTTGGAGGCTTCTAACATGCATATTCTGTGTATTTATACACCATTTTCTTGTCTGGGAAATAGTTGATGTAAATACGCATTTATAAAAGGTCTAGTTTTCACAGCAGTGATGTAGGCGGTGGATATGTCTGTTTA contains:
- the TFB2M gene encoding dimethyladenosine transferase 2, mitochondrial isoform X1, whose translation is MAMLAGRAPPGIAGCRRLLEAALAAGLRPLLCGLSPCWWVTARRAAGQWPSPGLRVPEAAETERLVQELHRPGASLRRFIACPQLARTVQRCLRSGAGPGAQCVVLECAPGKRPRSCLPPALPLPSGGWLRRPLGRGTARPAPVTLQGPGILTRTLLNAGVRVVALESNSAFLPNLQSLENSLDGQLKVIYGDFFRLDPLVTGTVKPPAVCSDKLFEAMGVAAVPWRADLPVKVFGILPQKKERNVLWRLLFALYECNSIYRYGRVELNVFVSEKEYKVLTAKPGDVRAYQALTVLWQVGCEIELLHSEPWSSFITNLKNGALAVPKTMWLPNDHLCLIRLTPQQNLFTGSLKPTNSSNFIFMVKQCFAKPRSRVMDKFNSWSLDNAGKLLRELEIPENAESRSLYPEDYKRLFEALQNSSMFTETWFHDEAFESIRNINL
- the TFB2M gene encoding dimethyladenosine transferase 2, mitochondrial isoform X2, with protein sequence MAMLAGRAPPGIAGCRRLLEAALAAGLRPLLCGLSPCWWVTARRAAGQWPSPGLRVPEAAETERLVQELHRPGASLRRFIACPQLARTVQRCLRSGAGPGAQCVVLECAPGPGILTRTLLNAGVRVVALESNSAFLPNLQSLENSLDGQLKVIYGDFFRLDPLVTGTVKPPAVCSDKLFEAMGVAAVPWRADLPVKVFGILPQKKERNVLWRLLFALYECNSIYRYGRVELNVFVSEKEYKVLTAKPGDVRAYQALTVLWQVGCEIELLHSEPWSSFITNLKNGALAVPKTMWLPNDHLCLIRLTPQQNLFTGSLKPTNSSNFIFMVKQCFAKPRSRVMDKFNSWSLDNAGKLLRELEIPENAESRSLYPEDYKRLFEALQNSSMFTETWFHDEAFESIRNINL